A genomic window from Lycium barbarum isolate Lr01 chromosome 4, ASM1917538v2, whole genome shotgun sequence includes:
- the LOC132636262 gene encoding porphobilinogen deaminase, chloroplastic-like: MEKIVSVHHFSLNLKPNFGSGIGFSLPCLTSVFPNQCRKVLVTKASIAVEQETQAKVALIRIGTRGSPLALAQAYETRDKLIASHPGLAEEGAIQIIIIKTTGDKILSQPLADIGGKGLFTKEIDEALINGEIDIAVHSMKDVPTYLPEKTILPCNLPREDVRDAFISLTAGSLAQLPSGSTVGTASLRRKSQILYRYPSLNVLENFRGNVQTRLKKLNEGVVQATLLALAGLKRLDMTENVSCILPIEDMLPAVAQGAIGIACRSNDETMANYIALLNHEETRLAVSCERAFLKTLDGSCRTPIAGYASRGEDGDCIFKGLVASPDGTRVLETSRKGPYTFEDMILMGEDAGKELLSRAGPGFFGN, from the exons ATGGAGAAAATTGTTAGTGTCCACCATTTTAGCCTTAATCTTAAGCCAAATTTTGGTTCAGGTATAGGGTTTTCTTTGCCCTGCCTCACATCTGTATTCCCAAATCAGTGCAGAAAAGTGTTGGTAACAAAGGCTTCAATCGCTGTAGAACAAGAGACACAGGCTAAGGTTGCTCTTATAAGAATTGGCACTAGAGGAAG TCCCTTGGCCCTTGCCCAAGCTTACGAGACTCGAGATAAGCTAATAGCCTCACATCCTGGCCTTGCTGAAGAGGGAGCCATTCAAATTATAATAATAAAAACCACAGGTGATAAAATATTAAGTCAGCCTCTTGCAGACATTGGTGGGAAAGGCTTATTCACAAAAGAAATAGATGAAGCGCTGATCAATGGGGAAATTGACATTGCTGTCCACTCAATGAAAGATGTGCCCACATATCTGCCAGAGAAAACAATTTTGCCATGCAATCTTCCACGTGAAGATGTGCGGGATGCATTTATTTCTTTGACTGCGGGTTCGCTGGCACAGCTTCCATCCGGAAGCACAGTGGGTACTGCATCACTGAGGAGGAAATCACAGATTCTCTACCGGTATCCATCACTCAAT GTGCTGGAGAACTTCAGAGGCAATGTTCAGACGAGGTTGAAAAAGCTGAATGAGGGTGTAGTCCAAGCTACATTATTGGCACTGGCAGGACTAAAACGCCTAGATATGACAGAAAATGTTTCTTGCATTCTTCCTATAGAGGATATGTTACCAGCAGTGGCTCAAGGAGCCATTGGTATTGCATGCAGAAGTAATGATGAGACAATG GCCAATTACATCGCCTTACTGAATCATGAGGAAACTAGATTAGCAGTTTCATGTGAAAGAGCTTTTTTGAAGACCTTGGATGGGTCTTGCCGCACCCCAATTGCTGGGTATGCCTCTCGAGGCGAAGACGGAGATTGTATTTTCAAGGGATTGGTTGCCTCCCCAGATGGAACTCGAG ttcttgaaacctctagaaaagGCCCATACACTTTTGAAGACATGATACTGATGGGTGAGGATGCTGGCAAGGAGCTCCTCTCTCGGGCTGGTCCGGGATTTTTTGGCAACTAA